One segment of Ziziphus jujuba cultivar Dongzao chromosome 12, ASM3175591v1 DNA contains the following:
- the LOC107428192 gene encoding vacuolar cation/proton exchanger 2: MGSIEEKTDLESDEEIPFSTSPAGRKMNSLDFEISKTDLESDEEIPFGTSSAGRKINSLDFEMAHMRSRVNSVNSFIYKLMRIRPLGSIYIILIRAKINILLPFGPLAILLHYVTGKHGLVFFFSLLGITPLAERLGFATEQLAFYTGSTVGGLLNATFGNATEMIISIYALKHGMIRVVQQSLLGSILSNMLLVLGCAFFTGGIIHHKKVQVFNKAAAIVNSGLLLMAVMGIMFPAVLHFTHSELHFGKSELSLSRFSSCIMLVAYASYLFFQLRSQQNLYGPLDGEGDNNEDSDEEEAPELTHWEAICWLAILTVWVSILSGYLVDAIQGASESLNMPVAFISVILLPIVGNAAEHASAIMFAMKDKLDITLGVAIGSSTQISMFVIPFCVVVGWIMGQPMDLNFKLFETATLFITVLVVAFMLQEGTSNYFKGLMLILCYLIVAASFFVHVDPSNDDD, translated from the exons ATGGGATCAATTGAGGAGAAGACAGACCTTGAGTCTGATGAGGAGATCCCTTTTAGCACATCACCAGCCGGAAGGAAAATGAATTCATTGGATTTTGAGATTTCGAAGACAGACCTTGAGTCTGATGAGGAGATCCCTTTTGGCACATCATCAGCCGGACGGAAAATCAATTCATTGGATTTTGAGATGGCCCATATGCGTTCGCGTGTGAATTCGGTGAACTCATTTATTTACAAGCTCATGCGAATAAGACCTCTTGGGAGTATTTACATCATCTTAATTAGAGCAAAGATCAACATACTGCTACCTTTTGGTCCGTTGGCAATATTGCTACACTATGTCACTGGAAAACAT GGATTGGTCTTCTTCTTTAGCTTATTGGGCATCACACCATTGGCAGAGCGTCTAGGATTTGCAACAGA GCAGCTTGCTTTCTACACGGGATCAACAG TTGGAGGTCTTCTGAATGCCACATTTGGAAATGCGACAGAAATGATAATATCGATTTATGCTTTGAAGCATGGAATGATTAGGGTTGTTCAGCAATCTTTACTGGGATCCATCTTATCAAACATGCTCCTAGTGCTTGGATGTGCTTTCTTCACTGGTGGGATAATTCATCATAAGAAAGTTCAAGTTTTCAATAAG GCAGCTGCCATTGTGAACTCTGGATTGCTGTTAATGGCAGTAATGGGTATAATGTTTCCAGCTGTACTTCACTTCACACACTCGGAACTACATTTTGGGAAGTCTGAGTTGTCTTTATCAAGATTTAGCAGCTGTATAATGCTAGTGGCGTATGCAAGCTACCTTTTCTTTCAGCTTAGAAGTCAGCAGAACTTATATGGTCCTCTTGATGGG GAAGGAGACAATAATGAAGATTCCGATGAAGAGGAAGCTCCTGAGTTAACTCACTGGGAAGCAATTTGCTGGCTTGCTATTTTGACTGTATGGGTGTCAATTTTATCTGGATACCTTGTTGATGCCATCCAG GGAGCATCTGAGTCGCTGAACATGCCTGTGGCTTTTATTAGTGTCATACTGCTCCCTATTGTAGGAAATGCAGCAGAGCATGCAAGTGCGATCATGTTTGCCATGAAAGATAAGCTT GACATCACACTTGGAGTTGCTATTGGATCTTCTACACAAATATCTATGTTTGTG ATCCCGTTCTGTGTAGTTGTTGGGTGGATCATGGGACAGCCtatggatttaaattttaaactcttTGAGACTGCTACACTCTTTATAACTGTGCTGGTAGTGGCATTTATGTTACAG GAAGGAACCTCAAACTATTTTAAAGGCTTGATGCTTATTCTGTGCTACCTCATAGTTGCAGCCAGTTTCTTTGTACACGTTGACCCTTCAAATG ATGACGATTAA
- the LOC125418670 gene encoding mitogen-activated protein kinase kinase 5, with the protein MRPSQSPPPPSGPTTTKKERGGRRRPDLTLPLPQRDTSLAVPLPLPPSSAPSSSSSASSIHNHHQGNNSSTNNHNNNIRIDLKELERVNRIGSGSGGTVYKVIHRLTGRLFALKVIHGNHEESVRRQMCREIQILRDVDNPNVVKCHDMYDRNGEIEVLLEFMDGGSLEGNHIPNEQKLSGLACQILRGLAYLHGRKIVHRDIKPSNLLINARRQVKIADFGVSRILAQTMDPCNSSVGTIAYMSPERINTDLNQGQYDGYAGDIWSLGVSILEFYLGRFPFAVGRQGDWASLMCAICMSQPPEAPATASREFRDFIACCLQREPGRRWTASRLLGHPFISQYNGGQNQVHNNVHQLLPPPPRPLPS; encoded by the coding sequence ATGAGACCGAGTCAATCGCCTCCGCCGCCTTCTGGCCCAACCACAACGAAGAAGGAAAGAGGAGGACGACGTCGTCCCGACCTAACCCTACCTCTTCCACAGCGGGACACATCCTTAGCCGTGCCTTTACCTTTGCCTCCGAGCTCGGCCCCTTCGTCTTCATCGTCGGCTTCGTCGATTCACAACCACCATCAAGGCAACAATAGCAGCACTAACAACCACAACAACAATATCCGAATCGACTTGAAGGAGCTGGAGCGGGTTAACCGAATCGGAAGCGGAAGCGGAGGTACCGTTTACAAGGTGATCCACCGGTTGACCGGCCGGCTCTTCGCCCTGAAGGTGATCCATGGGAATCACGAGGAATCTGTTCGCCGTCAGATGTGCCGTGAGATCCAGATCCTTCGAGACGTTGACAACCCTAACGTCGTCAAGTGCCACGACATGTACGACCGTAACGGCGAAATCGAAGTCCTCCTCGAGTTCATGGACGGGGGTTCTCTGGAAGGCAATCATATCCCTAATGAACAGAAACTTTCCGGCCTCGCTTGCCAGATCCTCCGCGGACTCGCCTATCTCCATGGCCGGAAAATCGTTCACAGGGACATCAAGCCCTCGAATCTGCTGATTAACGCTAGGAGGCAGGTCAAGATCGCAGATTTTGGGGTTAGCCGTATCTTAGCTCAGACTATGGACCCTTGTAACTCATCGGTCGGAACCATTGCTTACATGAGCCCGGAGAGGATCAACACCGATCTCAATCAGGGTCAGTACGATGGGTATGCAGGGGATATTTGGAGTCTTGGGGTTAGCATTCTTGAATTCTATCTGGGTAGGTTTCCTTTCGCGGTGGGTCGCCAAGGAGATTGGGCTAGCTTGATGTGTGCAATCTGTATGTCGCAGCCGCCTGAGGCTCCGGCTACGGCTTCCAGGGAGTTCAGGGACTTTATCGCTTGCTGTTTGCAGAGAGAACCTGGGAGAAGGTGGACAGCTTCGAGATTGTTGGGGCACCCATTCATATCGCAGTACAATGGTGGTCAGAACCAGGTGCATAACAATGTTCATCAACTTTTGCCTCCTCCTCCACGCCCACTTCCTTCTTAG